A window of Pyrobaculum aerophilum str. IM2 contains these coding sequences:
- a CDS encoding (Fe-S)-binding protein, translated as MIEKLIAEASKCVYCGFCEFACPTYRAVRMRHFGPRGRINLIKNFDGKLSKEAYKGIMTCLLCGACDPQCPAGIKITETIRAFKVYLIYNLASQRVSS; from the coding sequence ATGATTGAAAAACTCATCGCAGAGGCGTCTAAATGCGTCTACTGCGGCTTCTGCGAGTTCGCCTGCCCCACCTACAGGGCTGTTCGAATGAGGCATTTCGGACCCAGGGGGCGTATTAACCTCATTAAAAACTTCGACGGGAAGTTGTCTAAAGAGGCCTATAAGGGGATAATGACGTGTCTCCTCTGCGGCGCGTGCGATCCCCAATGCCCCGCCGGGATAAAGATAACAGAGACTATTAGGGCTTTCAAAGTGTATTTAATATACAATTTGGCATCACAGCGTGTCTCCTCTTAA